A region from the Bacteroidota bacterium genome encodes:
- a CDS encoding UDP-N-acetylmuramoyl-L-alanyl-D-glutamate--2,6-diaminopimelate ligase, whose protein sequence is MRLKDILKTTEHQLISGDADMQINQIQFDSRKIKTGDVFVAIKGTQVDGHDFIDTAIKLGACAIVFEETPAEMISNVCYIKSKQAAKSLALMAAEFYGNPTQSFKLIGVTGTNGKTTVVSLLYKLFKDLGYKCGLLSTIRVMIDDEEIHATHTTPDSLQLNQLFRQMADQDCSYCFMEVSSHAIDQFRIEGLQFNGALFTNITHDHLDYHKTFDNYIKTKKRFFDELPKDAFAVINKDDKNGQIMVQNTVAKVTYYAIKSQATVKTRIIECDLSGLHLQLDQKDFYTNKVGRFNAYNLTAVYSTAQLLGIDDESILKALSMPHAVDGRFELIYKHPAFKAIVDYAHTPDALENVIETINDLKKKNERLITVFGCGGNRDKSKRPVMGRIASTKSDLVFITSDNPRNEEPMAIIQEIEQGVPEKLASKCISISDRENAIKTACLMANPNDIILVAGKGHETYQEINGAKNHFDDKEILIKYLKEL, encoded by the coding sequence ATACGATTAAAAGACATATTAAAAACAACAGAGCACCAATTGATTTCAGGAGATGCAGATATGCAAATCAATCAAATTCAGTTCGACTCCAGAAAAATCAAAACAGGTGATGTATTTGTTGCTATAAAGGGAACTCAAGTTGATGGTCATGATTTTATTGACACAGCCATTAAGCTTGGAGCTTGTGCTATTGTATTTGAAGAAACTCCTGCAGAAATGATATCGAATGTTTGTTATATTAAAAGCAAACAAGCTGCAAAATCATTGGCTCTCATGGCAGCTGAATTCTACGGAAATCCAACCCAATCATTTAAGCTCATTGGTGTAACAGGAACAAATGGAAAAACAACTGTTGTTAGTTTGCTTTACAAACTATTCAAAGATCTTGGTTATAAATGTGGTCTTCTTTCGACTATTCGAGTAATGATAGATGATGAAGAAATTCATGCCACACATACAACTCCTGATTCGCTGCAATTAAATCAGCTTTTCAGGCAAATGGCTGATCAGGATTGCAGTTATTGTTTCATGGAAGTTAGCTCTCATGCAATCGACCAATTCAGAATAGAAGGCCTACAGTTCAATGGAGCCTTGTTTACAAATATCACACACGATCATTTGGACTATCATAAAACATTCGATAATTACATCAAGACCAAAAAACGATTTTTTGATGAACTGCCAAAAGATGCTTTTGCAGTCATTAACAAAGACGATAAGAACGGCCAAATCATGGTTCAAAATACAGTTGCAAAAGTGACTTATTATGCCATTAAAAGCCAAGCTACTGTTAAAACAAGAATAATTGAGTGCGATCTAAGTGGTTTGCATTTACAACTAGATCAAAAGGATTTTTATACCAACAAAGTAGGTCGGTTTAATGCATACAACCTTACAGCCGTATACAGCACAGCACAATTGCTGGGTATTGATGATGAATCCATTTTAAAAGCATTGAGCATGCCTCATGCTGTTGATGGACGTTTTGAACTCATCTACAAACATCCTGCATTTAAAGCAATTGTCGATTATGCGCATACGCCAGATGCTCTTGAAAATGTGATAGAAACTATCAATGATTTAAAGAAAAAAAATGAACGCTTAATTACAGTTTTTGGTTGTGGTGGTAATCGGGATAAAAGCAAAAGACCAGTAATGGGACGAATTGCCAGCACAAAATCAGATTTGGTTTTTATTACCTCCGATAATCCACGAAATGAAGAACCGATGGCTATAATTCAGGAAATTGAGCAAGGCGTTCCTGAAAAGTTAGCTTCAAAATGCATCAGTATTTCAGATAGGGAAAATGCGATCAAAACAGCTTGTTTAATGGCTAATCCCAATGACATTATTCTTGTGGCTGGTAAAGGGCATGAAACCTATCAGGAGATTAATGGTGCAAAAAATCATTTTGACGATAAAGAGATTTTAATCAAGTATTTAAAAGAATTATAA
- a CDS encoding phospho-N-acetylmuramoyl-pentapeptide-transferase, giving the protein MLYHLFTYLDQKFDLIGAGLFQFYTFRTAMGVLLSLVIATFFGKRIIRYLQSKQISDENRDLGLEDKYDKSKTPTMGGIIILLSILVPTILFADLTNIYIILVIVSTIWLGLIGFIDDYIKVFKKNKDGLSGKYKLLGQASLGVIVGLTLYFSPAVVMRETLTEKQYFAHQEELEASNAIIKYNEESNTYQAEYKSTKTTIPFIKNNELDYAKFIKFVGPNYLDWAWLIYIPIIIFIIMAVSNGANLTDGLDGLNAGVSVFIVLTLAIFAYVSGNTIFADYLNIMYIPNLAELAIFSGAMVGACIGFLWYNAYPAQVFMGDTGSLSIGGLVAILAIIVRKELLIPILCGVYFIEAISVLIQRYWFKYTRIRYGEGRRVFLMAPLHHHYQKKGYTEPKIVARFWIIGISLAILTFITLKLR; this is encoded by the coding sequence ATGCTCTATCATTTATTTACATATCTCGACCAAAAATTTGATCTAATAGGAGCTGGCTTATTCCAATTTTACACTTTTAGAACAGCAATGGGCGTGCTTCTATCGCTGGTTATTGCCACCTTCTTTGGGAAACGAATTATTCGCTATTTACAGTCGAAACAGATTAGTGATGAAAATCGAGATCTTGGCCTGGAAGACAAATACGACAAAAGCAAAACACCTACAATGGGTGGAATTATTATTCTATTAAGCATTCTTGTTCCTACTATTCTTTTTGCCGATTTAACGAATATCTATATTATTCTGGTTATCGTTTCTACTATTTGGCTTGGCCTAATCGGATTTATTGATGACTACATTAAAGTATTCAAAAAAAATAAGGATGGTTTATCCGGCAAGTATAAACTACTGGGACAGGCTAGCCTTGGTGTTATTGTAGGTCTGACACTTTATTTTAGCCCGGCAGTTGTTATGCGCGAAACATTAACAGAGAAGCAATATTTTGCACACCAAGAAGAGTTGGAGGCCAGCAATGCTATTATTAAATATAATGAAGAAAGCAATACCTATCAGGCAGAATATAAATCCACAAAAACAACAATTCCATTTATAAAAAACAATGAATTGGACTATGCCAAATTTATAAAGTTTGTTGGACCAAACTATTTGGACTGGGCCTGGCTCATTTATATACCCATTATTATCTTTATTATCATGGCCGTTTCAAATGGAGCCAACCTAACAGATGGCCTGGATGGACTGAATGCAGGGGTTTCCGTTTTCATAGTTCTGACACTCGCCATATTTGCCTATGTATCTGGCAACACCATTTTCGCTGATTACCTGAACATCATGTATATCCCAAATTTGGCCGAATTAGCCATATTTTCAGGTGCTATGGTTGGAGCCTGCATTGGATTTTTGTGGTATAACGCCTACCCTGCCCAGGTTTTTATGGGCGATACAGGCAGCTTATCAATTGGAGGCTTAGTAGCCATATTAGCCATCATCGTTCGTAAAGAATTATTGATTCCAATTTTATGTGGAGTTTATTTTATTGAAGCCATTTCGGTACTTATTCAACGATATTGGTTCAAATATACCCGTATTCGATATGGTGAAGGAAGACGTGTTTTCCTGATGGCACCACTTCACCACCATTATCAGAAAAAAGGTTATACAGAACCTAAAATTGTTGCTCGTTTTTGGATTATCGGAATATCCCTTGCCATTTTAACTTTTATCACGCTCAAACTTAGATAA
- the murD gene encoding UDP-N-acetylmuramoyl-L-alanine--D-glutamate ligase, which translates to MDLAKIKYIVVLGAGESGTGAALLSDKQGFKTFVSDGGEIKESFRNELIEQHIDFEEGQHSFDKILSADLIIKSPGIKESADVMQAVFKKEITVISEIEFASYFTQAKIISITGSNGKTTTTMLIYHILKTAGLNVTYGGNIGVSFARRILEGSFDYIVLELSSFQLDYLIAFRSHIAILLNITPDHLDRYNYSLEEYALSKMRISMNQTEDDYFLYDLDDEISMQYINKVSSKGIKLPFTQNQKLEKGSWLEGEHIKVKINEQFKVDIDMNILSLVGKHNRYNSMAASTAACALDIKDDVLRKSLSSFQNIEHRLEFIAKIQGKEFINDSKATNLNAVWYALESMNKRVIWIVGGIDKGNNYNEIMPLVKEKVKGIICLGVDNKKILDAFNDEIEMIFETTSMNDAVEIGFRMAIPGEVILLSPACASFDLFKNYEDRGNQFKNAVKNL; encoded by the coding sequence ATGGATTTAGCTAAAATCAAATATATTGTCGTTTTAGGAGCTGGTGAAAGCGGAACAGGGGCAGCGCTCTTGTCGGACAAACAGGGTTTCAAAACTTTTGTGTCGGACGGAGGAGAAATCAAAGAAAGTTTCAGAAATGAGTTAATCGAACAACATATTGATTTTGAAGAAGGTCAACACAGTTTTGACAAAATACTCAGTGCCGATTTAATTATCAAAAGTCCTGGCATTAAAGAAAGTGCTGACGTAATGCAAGCTGTGTTTAAAAAAGAAATTACCGTTATTTCGGAAATTGAATTTGCCAGCTATTTCACACAAGCAAAAATAATTAGCATTACCGGTAGTAACGGAAAAACGACAACCACCATGCTTATCTATCACATCCTCAAAACAGCAGGATTGAATGTGACTTATGGCGGTAATATAGGGGTAAGCTTTGCTCGTAGGATTTTAGAAGGATCATTTGATTACATAGTATTGGAATTAAGCAGTTTCCAGCTCGATTATCTAATAGCGTTCAGGAGCCATATTGCAATACTATTAAACATAACACCCGATCATTTAGATAGATATAACTACAGTTTAGAGGAATATGCCCTGTCTAAAATGCGCATCAGCATGAATCAAACAGAAGACGATTACTTTCTTTATGATTTGGATGATGAAATAAGTATGCAATACATCAACAAAGTAAGCTCTAAAGGGATTAAACTTCCCTTTACACAGAATCAAAAACTTGAAAAAGGATCCTGGTTAGAAGGTGAACATATTAAAGTCAAAATAAACGAACAATTTAAAGTAGATATAGACATGAACATTTTATCATTAGTCGGAAAGCACAACCGCTACAATTCGATGGCCGCCTCAACAGCTGCGTGTGCATTAGATATTAAAGATGATGTACTTAGGAAAAGTCTTTCCTCTTTCCAAAACATTGAACATCGACTTGAATTTATTGCTAAAATCCAAGGGAAGGAATTTATCAATGACTCAAAAGCTACGAACTTAAACGCGGTGTGGTATGCTTTAGAAAGCATGAATAAGCGTGTTATTTGGATTGTTGGGGGAATTGACAAAGGCAATAATTACAATGAAATTATGCCTCTGGTTAAAGAAAAAGTTAAAGGGATTATTTGCTTAGGAGTGGATAATAAAAAAATACTTGATGCCTTTAACGATGAGATCGAAATGATTTTTGAAACAACATCCATGAATGATGCAGTCGAAATCGGTTTCAGAATGGCTATCCCTGGTGAGGTAATTCTATTGTCACCAGCTTGTGCCAGTTTCGATCTTTTCAAAAATTATGAAGATCGGGGCAATCAATTTAAAAATGCTGTTAAAAATTTATAA
- a CDS encoding FtsW/RodA/SpoVE family cell cycle protein, with protein MNWLLSRIKGDIHIWLVVFLLTIISVIMVYSSSASLGYAKRAGNMEYYLFRQIAFILIGLLFMYGTHLVNYIYFSRIAQILLFLSFPLLLLTYLFGPDINEAKRWLMVPGTNLTFQTSDLAKLALIMYLARMLSKKQNVIKDFKKGFLPMGAAVLGICAFIAPSDLSTATLLFVSSLLMLFIGRVSFKHISLFVVTILVIGALSIFLALKLGSPGRVSTWQARIDSYVNEGGESYQAIQSKIAIANGEIFGKGPGSSVQKSFLPNPFSDFIFAIIIEEWGFIGGLFVIFLYLWLLFRTIRIVINSPNAFGALLSVGLSMSLVLQAFINMGVASSLLPVTGLTLPMISMGGTSVVFTSVSLGIILSVSRHIEENNDIDNQFETT; from the coding sequence ATGAACTGGCTTTTATCACGCATTAAAGGAGATATTCATATCTGGTTGGTTGTATTCCTACTAACCATTATCTCTGTTATTATGGTGTATAGCTCGAGTGCTTCTCTGGGCTATGCCAAGCGTGCTGGTAATATGGAATATTATCTTTTCCGACAAATTGCTTTTATTCTTATTGGATTGCTATTTATGTATGGAACACATCTGGTCAACTATATCTACTTTTCACGTATTGCCCAGATTTTACTGTTCCTATCCTTCCCTCTATTACTGCTTACCTATCTTTTTGGACCCGATATTAATGAAGCAAAACGTTGGCTAATGGTTCCGGGAACCAACTTAACATTTCAAACGTCCGACCTAGCCAAATTGGCTCTGATCATGTATTTGGCCAGAATGCTTTCCAAAAAGCAAAATGTTATTAAAGACTTTAAAAAAGGGTTTTTACCCATGGGCGCAGCTGTACTTGGCATTTGTGCTTTTATTGCTCCCTCTGATTTATCTACTGCTACTTTACTATTTGTTTCCAGTTTATTAATGCTTTTTATTGGCCGCGTTAGTTTTAAACATATTTCTCTATTTGTTGTAACCATTCTTGTCATTGGCGCTCTTTCTATATTTCTGGCGCTCAAACTTGGAAGTCCCGGCCGAGTTAGTACATGGCAAGCAAGAATAGATAGTTATGTTAATGAAGGAGGCGAATCCTATCAGGCCATTCAATCTAAAATTGCCATTGCCAATGGAGAAATATTCGGCAAAGGGCCTGGTAGTAGTGTTCAAAAAAGCTTTTTACCAAATCCTTTTTCTGATTTCATTTTTGCCATAATTATTGAAGAATGGGGCTTTATTGGTGGATTGTTCGTCATTTTCCTTTATTTATGGTTGCTTTTCAGGACTATTCGGATAGTAATAAATTCCCCCAATGCATTTGGAGCTTTGCTTTCCGTTGGGCTTAGCATGAGTTTGGTTCTGCAGGCATTTATAAACATGGGTGTAGCCAGCAGTTTATTACCCGTAACCGGACTTACCTTACCCATGATCAGCATGGGAGGTACATCTGTAGTTTTTACCAGTGTTTCTTTAGGAATTATATTAAGTGTGAGTAGGCATATTGAAGAAAATAACGACATCGATAATCAATTTGAAACAACATGA
- the murG gene encoding undecaprenyldiphospho-muramoylpentapeptide beta-N-acetylglucosaminyltransferase, with protein MSKSKHSEISTAHRFILSGGGTGGHLFPAIAIANQLKAKFPDAEFLFVGAKGKMEMEKVPLSGYEIKGLWISGFQRNELWRNLNLPFKLLDSFIKSRRIIKKFKPTVAIGTGGYASFPLLFMASRNNIPTLIQEQNFFPGISNKLLAKHVDKVCTVYPGMEKYFPKEKIVITGNPIRADIQLSTQNKDKYYEIFGFDKNKKTLLVIGGSLGAKTINQAILSGMDYLKENDIQLIWQTGRYYDELTEIHGVETCKNCWIGSFINNMGVAYSIADLVVSRAGAISISELAVLGKASILIPSPNVAEDHQTKNAMALADGKASLVLNDKEAVEKLIPMVLNTINSDHVLNELSKNIENFARPESTSEIVKEVEKLIQTK; from the coding sequence ATGAGCAAATCGAAACATAGTGAAATATCGACCGCACATCGCTTTATTTTAAGTGGTGGTGGCACCGGTGGACATTTGTTTCCGGCAATTGCAATTGCAAATCAGCTCAAAGCCAAATTTCCTGATGCAGAATTTCTCTTTGTTGGAGCAAAAGGGAAAATGGAAATGGAAAAAGTTCCTCTATCAGGATATGAAATTAAAGGATTATGGATAAGTGGTTTTCAACGCAACGAGCTATGGCGAAATCTTAATTTGCCATTCAAATTATTAGATAGCTTCATTAAATCGAGAAGAATAATTAAAAAATTCAAACCAACAGTTGCCATAGGTACCGGAGGTTACGCAAGCTTTCCTCTACTGTTTATGGCTTCCAGAAACAATATCCCAACACTCATTCAAGAGCAGAATTTTTTCCCTGGTATTTCCAACAAATTATTAGCAAAACATGTCGACAAAGTATGCACTGTTTATCCGGGGATGGAAAAATACTTTCCAAAAGAAAAAATTGTTATAACAGGAAATCCTATTCGTGCTGATATTCAATTATCTACCCAAAACAAGGATAAGTATTACGAAATTTTTGGTTTCGATAAAAACAAAAAAACATTATTGGTTATTGGCGGAAGCTTAGGAGCAAAAACCATCAATCAGGCTATTTTATCCGGTATGGATTATTTGAAGGAAAATGATATTCAGTTAATTTGGCAAACGGGTAGATATTATGATGAACTGACAGAGATACATGGTGTTGAAACATGCAAAAACTGCTGGATAGGTTCATTCATTAATAATATGGGTGTTGCTTACAGTATAGCAGATTTGGTGGTTAGCCGAGCAGGAGCCATTTCTATATCTGAATTAGCTGTATTGGGTAAAGCCAGTATATTAATTCCTTCGCCTAATGTGGCTGAAGATCATCAAACAAAAAATGCAATGGCATTAGCTGATGGAAAAGCAAGCTTGGTTTTAAATGATAAAGAAGCGGTTGAAAAACTCATACCTATGGTATTAAATACCATCAATAGCGATCATGTGTTGAATGAATTAAGCAAGAACATTGAAAATTTTGCCCGACCAGAATCTACATCTGAAATTGTTAAAGAAGTAGAAAAATTGATACAAACAAAATGA
- a CDS encoding UDP-N-acetylmuramate--L-alanine ligase yields MNLSEYKRVYFIGIGGIGMSALARYFLDNNLNVAGYDKTPSSITQALETEDAVIHFEDQIDLIPTEYSENVADTLVVYTPAIPIAHKELNYFRKNKFVVKKRAEILGMISENKFTIAVAGTHGKTSTSWMIAHLLKSCGIEFYALLGGISSNYNTNYISPSNKDCKLLVVEADEYDRSFFHLKPNIAILTSIDPDHLDIYGQYAELIKAYQQFANSVSINGKLIKSESVGRIKAEAKTEAHIYGIGNDFDVNAINIRIAEGKYIFDILTRTSFLEEIKLHVAGHHNILNALAAFAAVWDFVQDDAKIRAGFESYKGVKRRFEYIIQKPNIVFVDDYAHHPSEIEFTINTLKELFPDKKITGIFQPHLYSRTRDFADEFSKVLANLDKIVLLDIYPAREEPIDGINSDLILSHINKKHKYLVSKDELLELIKEDTNEVVVTMGAGDIDRLIDPIKVVLLQR; encoded by the coding sequence ATGAATTTGAGCGAATATAAACGAGTTTACTTCATCGGAATTGGAGGCATAGGCATGAGTGCTCTTGCCCGCTATTTCCTTGACAATAACCTAAATGTTGCCGGTTATGACAAAACTCCTTCGAGCATCACTCAGGCATTAGAAACCGAAGATGCAGTAATTCATTTTGAAGATCAAATTGACTTAATACCAACCGAATATTCCGAAAATGTTGCCGACACTTTGGTTGTTTATACACCTGCAATTCCAATTGCTCATAAGGAACTAAATTATTTCCGCAAAAACAAGTTTGTTGTCAAAAAAAGAGCTGAAATCCTCGGCATGATCAGCGAGAATAAATTTACCATTGCAGTAGCTGGTACTCATGGTAAAACATCAACTTCCTGGATGATTGCTCACTTATTAAAATCCTGTGGAATTGAGTTCTATGCACTTCTTGGAGGAATTTCATCGAATTATAACACCAATTACATTTCTCCTTCAAACAAGGATTGTAAATTGTTAGTTGTTGAGGCTGATGAATATGATCGCTCATTTTTCCATTTAAAACCTAATATTGCCATACTAACATCAATTGATCCTGACCATTTGGATATTTATGGCCAATATGCTGAATTAATCAAGGCATATCAACAATTTGCTAATAGTGTTTCAATAAATGGTAAATTAATAAAATCGGAATCTGTTGGACGAATCAAAGCAGAAGCAAAAACAGAGGCACACATATATGGTATAGGAAATGATTTTGATGTAAACGCCATTAATATCAGAATAGCTGAAGGCAAATATATTTTTGATATTTTAACCAGAACATCATTTTTGGAAGAGATCAAATTACATGTGGCTGGCCATCATAACATTTTGAATGCATTGGCTGCCTTTGCTGCTGTTTGGGATTTTGTTCAGGATGACGCAAAAATTCGAGCTGGATTTGAATCCTATAAAGGTGTTAAAAGGCGCTTTGAATATATTATTCAAAAACCGAATATCGTTTTTGTGGATGATTATGCACATCATCCATCTGAAATTGAGTTTACCATAAATACATTAAAAGAATTATTTCCAGACAAAAAAATAACGGGCATTTTCCAACCGCATTTATACAGCAGAACCAGAGATTTCGCAGATGAATTTTCAAAAGTATTGGCTAATCTTGACAAAATTGTTTTATTGGATATTTACCCAGCCCGGGAAGAACCAATCGATGGAATAAATTCAGATTTAATATTATCACATATCAATAAAAAGCATAAATATCTCGTTTCTAAGGATGAGTTGTTGGAATTAATAAAAGAAGACACCAATGAAGTAGTTGTGACTATGGGTGCAGGCGATATTGATCGATTGATTGATCCTATAAAAGTAGTTTTGTTGCAGAGATAA
- the ftsA gene encoding cell division protein FtsA, which yields MKEKEIIVGLDIGTTKIAAIVGERAEGGKINIMGVGLTETRDAVLRGVVVNIDRTVDAIKQAVSEASKKSDVNIKVVHVGIAGQHIKCLHHRGQITRNNGEDEISKVDLDRLIHDMHKVVLDPGEEIIHIIPQDYIIDNDRGIKDPIGISGVRLEGNFHIITGQVTATKNIDRCVVRANLEVAELVLEPIASAEAVLNEEEKEAGVALIDIGGGTTDLAIFQDGIIRHTAVIPLGGEIITNDIKEGCNVMQKQAEMMKVKFGSALANEARDNEIISIPGIRGRDPREISVKNLAHIIQARMEEIFEHIHFEIKSSGFEKKLQGGIVLTGGGSQLKHLPQLVEYVTGIDARIGYPTEHLSKGLISEVRNPLFATGIGLVLHGAKTPIKSGNEEKVEKTKKTGLFGKVKHWLEDGQDDFKE from the coding sequence ATGAAAGAAAAAGAAATCATTGTCGGCCTAGACATTGGAACCACTAAAATAGCGGCTATCGTAGGTGAACGCGCTGAAGGTGGAAAGATTAACATCATGGGTGTTGGTCTTACTGAAACCAGAGATGCTGTTTTGCGAGGAGTGGTTGTTAACATCGACCGCACCGTTGATGCCATTAAGCAAGCAGTAAGTGAAGCTTCCAAAAAATCTGACGTCAATATTAAAGTCGTTCATGTTGGTATTGCTGGTCAGCATATTAAATGCCTGCACCATCGTGGACAAATAACCAGAAATAATGGCGAAGATGAAATTAGCAAAGTGGATTTAGATCGCTTGATTCATGATATGCATAAAGTTGTTCTTGATCCTGGAGAAGAAATCATCCATATAATTCCACAGGACTATATCATCGACAACGATCGTGGCATCAAAGATCCAATTGGCATATCTGGTGTTCGTTTGGAAGGCAATTTCCACATTATTACAGGGCAGGTTACCGCAACTAAAAACATTGACAGATGTGTTGTAAGAGCAAATCTTGAAGTGGCTGAGTTGGTGTTGGAACCTATTGCTTCAGCAGAAGCAGTTCTGAACGAAGAGGAAAAAGAAGCAGGTGTTGCCCTAATTGATATTGGAGGAGGAACTACCGATCTGGCTATATTTCAGGATGGCATTATCCGACATACAGCAGTTATTCCGCTCGGGGGTGAAATCATTACCAACGACATCAAAGAAGGCTGTAATGTGATGCAAAAACAAGCAGAAATGATGAAGGTGAAGTTTGGGTCTGCCCTTGCCAATGAAGCACGAGATAATGAAATTATTTCTATTCCCGGCATCAGAGGTCGCGATCCACGAGAGATTTCTGTGAAGAATTTAGCGCACATCATCCAAGCCCGAATGGAAGAAATATTTGAGCATATTCATTTTGAAATAAAAAGCTCAGGATTTGAGAAAAAACTGCAAGGTGGAATTGTATTAACAGGAGGCGGATCTCAATTGAAGCATCTCCCACAATTGGTAGAATATGTTACTGGTATTGATGCACGTATAGGATATCCAACCGAACATTTATCAAAAGGACTAATTTCAGAAGTCCGAAACCCATTGTTTGCAACAGGAATTGGTTTGGTACTTCATGGTGCTAAAACACCAATTAAAAGTGGAAATGAAGAAAAAGTTGAAAAAACGAAAAAGACCGGATTATTTGGTAAAGTAAAACACTGGCTAGAAGACGGTCAAGATGATTTTAAAGAATAA